From uncultured Roseateles sp., the proteins below share one genomic window:
- a CDS encoding EAL domain-containing protein, producing MLDLLDRPLRVQIVEDERIVALDLRSGLEQLGFDVVGIASNEPDALRMAESTLPDLVLMDIHLDDGSDGISAARLIRERLAVPVVFLTAYGEPETLTRAAKAAPYGYLLKPFELRELNATVQMALVRRQEERKTESAQRRLQLALESARLMVLELDDGGKSLNWSGQSLSDDLAGLAGAQGLGGLLAGLDDAGRQAFDALLQRGEPIDLTCRWQGADAPARWLELHARRFAAERLIMGMVRDVSARVERETRLRQALVVFDATEEAILFLDAGQQVLSCNPAFSRMTGWSEAEVRGRRPEDFLYARRHADHPGAPGESTPGPRQGEVMCNRADGSLFPALEHLCAVLDEQGRISHYVLSFSDISEIRATQYELRHQALHDPLTGLGNRLQLQEALHSRTVRSPHAAAPFGLLFIDLDGFKNINDTLGHDCGDDLLMAVADRLQALLRRDDLAIRLGGDEFVVLMHDPGQNGASLLLAQKLLNAIAKPVSLGTQSVSVTASIGVALYPQHASTAHGLLKAADAAMYEAKARGRNRAAIYEHALADVAAAHLQLEQGLRRALELQQLSLHWQPMVELGSGRLLGAEVLLRWQHPELGAVPPHRFIPIAEATGLICPIGAWVLDQACAQAAAWQYAGQGLARVAVNISVRQFEQEDVLQLVRTTLQRYGLAPERLEVEVTESLFGNGAAMRRVLSSLRDLGVRVSLDDFGTGFSSLGQLKSLPMDRLKIDRSFVSDLPHDASSRAIVHTIITLARSLGLDITAEGVETEQQRQALLALGVTEAQGWLFHRAMPADALQALLISSNQKDHPPTAPAG from the coding sequence ATGCTGGATCTGCTTGACCGACCGCTGCGCGTGCAAATCGTCGAGGACGAGCGCATCGTCGCGCTGGACCTGCGCAGCGGCCTGGAGCAGCTGGGCTTCGACGTCGTCGGCATTGCCTCCAATGAGCCCGATGCCCTGCGCATGGCCGAGTCCACCCTGCCGGACCTGGTGTTGATGGACATCCATCTGGACGATGGCAGCGACGGCATCAGCGCGGCGCGGCTGATACGCGAGCGGCTGGCCGTGCCGGTGGTCTTCCTGACCGCCTATGGCGAGCCCGAGACCCTGACCCGCGCCGCCAAGGCCGCGCCCTATGGCTATCTGCTCAAGCCCTTCGAGCTGCGCGAGCTCAATGCCACCGTGCAGATGGCCCTGGTGCGCCGGCAGGAGGAGCGCAAGACCGAGAGCGCCCAGCGCCGGCTGCAGCTGGCGCTGGAGTCGGCCCGGCTGATGGTGCTGGAGCTCGACGATGGCGGCAAGAGCCTGAACTGGAGCGGCCAGTCACTCAGCGACGACCTCGCCGGCCTGGCCGGCGCCCAGGGCCTGGGCGGCCTGCTGGCCGGCCTGGACGACGCCGGCCGGCAGGCCTTTGATGCCCTGCTGCAGCGCGGCGAGCCAATCGACCTGACCTGCCGCTGGCAGGGCGCCGACGCGCCGGCGCGCTGGCTGGAGCTGCATGCGCGGCGCTTTGCCGCCGAGCGCCTGATCATGGGCATGGTGCGTGACGTCTCGGCCCGGGTCGAGCGCGAGACCCGGCTGCGTCAGGCCCTGGTGGTGTTCGATGCCACCGAGGAGGCCATCCTCTTTCTCGACGCCGGCCAGCAGGTGCTCAGCTGCAACCCGGCCTTCAGCCGCATGACCGGCTGGAGCGAGGCCGAGGTGCGCGGCCGCCGGCCCGAGGACTTTCTCTATGCCCGTCGCCATGCCGATCACCCCGGCGCGCCCGGCGAATCGACCCCTGGGCCGCGCCAGGGCGAGGTGATGTGCAATCGCGCCGATGGCAGCCTGTTTCCCGCGCTGGAGCACTTGTGTGCCGTGCTCGACGAGCAGGGCCGGATCAGCCACTATGTGCTGAGCTTTTCCGACATCAGCGAGATCCGTGCCACCCAGTACGAGCTGCGCCACCAGGCCCTGCACGATCCGCTGACCGGCCTGGGCAACCGCTTGCAGCTGCAGGAGGCGCTGCATTCGCGCACGGTGCGCTCGCCTCACGCCGCGGCACCGTTCGGCTTGTTGTTCATCGACCTGGATGGATTCAAGAACATCAACGACACGCTGGGCCATGACTGCGGTGACGATTTGCTGATGGCCGTCGCCGACCGCCTGCAGGCCCTGCTGCGTCGCGATGACCTGGCCATCCGCCTCGGTGGCGACGAGTTCGTGGTGCTGATGCATGACCCCGGCCAGAACGGCGCATCCCTGCTGCTGGCGCAGAAGCTGCTCAACGCGATTGCCAAGCCGGTGAGCCTGGGCACGCAGTCGGTCAGTGTCACCGCCAGCATAGGCGTGGCCCTGTACCCGCAGCACGCCAGCACGGCGCATGGTCTGCTGAAGGCCGCCGATGCGGCGATGTACGAGGCCAAGGCCCGCGGGCGCAACCGCGCCGCCATCTACGAACATGCGCTGGCCGATGTGGCCGCCGCCCATCTGCAACTGGAGCAGGGGCTGCGCCGCGCGCTGGAGCTGCAGCAGCTGAGCCTGCACTGGCAGCCGATGGTCGAGCTGGGCAGCGGGCGCCTGCTGGGGGCCGAGGTGCTGCTGCGCTGGCAGCATCCGGAACTGGGCGCGGTGCCCCCGCACCGTTTCATCCCGATTGCCGAGGCCACCGGCCTGATCTGCCCGATCGGCGCCTGGGTACTCGACCAGGCCTGCGCCCAGGCGGCGGCCTGGCAGTACGCCGGCCAGGGCCTGGCCCGGGTGGCGGTGAACATCTCGGTGCGCCAGTTCGAGCAGGAGGACGTGCTGCAGCTGGTACGCACCACCCTGCAGCGCTACGGCCTGGCGCCGGAGCGGCTGGAGGTCGAGGTCACCGAAAGCCTGTTCGGCAACGGTGCGGCGATGCGCCGCGTGCTCAGCAGCCTGCGTGACCTGGGCGTGCGCGTGTCGCTGGACGACTTCGGCACCGGTTTCTCATCGCTGGGCCAGCTGAAAAGCCTGCCGATGGACAGGTTGAAGATAGACCGCAGCTTTGTCTCCGACCTGCCGCATGACGCCAGCAGCCGCGCCATCGTCCACACCATCATCACGCTGGCCCGAAGCCTGGGCCTGGACATCACGGCCGAGGGCGTCGAGACCGAGCAGCAGCGCCAGGCCCTGCTGGCGCTGGGCGTCACCGAGGCCCAGGGCTGGCTGTTCCACCGGGCGATGCCGGCCGACGCGTTGCAGGCCTTGTTGATCAGCTCAAACCAAAAGGATCATCCACCGACCGCGCCGGCTGGCTGA
- a CDS encoding Xaa-Pro peptidase family protein, translating into MTVGVGGKTAEQALAGLENMMAGATPIGLDEHRQRIARAQARMRELGWSAIYAHAGTNMTYFSGTVWHPSERMVGVIIPAQGELEYIAPAFEEGTLRDYMLVPGGVNCWQEHESPYALLHRTLARMGIQPEGGAKPVVGLSEDCPFFTTDGLAQAGEAYQWKNAKPVTAGCRMRKSANEIALMQRAHDMTMAVHQAAASMLKAGISTLEVEAFIAEAHRRVGARGSYFCIVLFGAATAFPHGVKEAQILKDGDMVLIDTGCLVHGYMSDITRSYVFGAPSEQQRRIWNLEKAAQAAAFEAARLGVACKEVDRAARRVLAAGGLSGGYELPGLPHRTGHGCGLDIHEWPYLVDSDDTPLEAGMCFSNEPMICMPGEFGIRHEDHVYMTAEGPRWFSQPARSVDDPFGLS; encoded by the coding sequence ATGACTGTTGGCGTCGGCGGCAAGACCGCGGAGCAGGCCCTGGCGGGCCTGGAGAACATGATGGCCGGCGCCACGCCGATCGGGCTGGACGAGCACCGCCAGCGCATCGCCCGGGCCCAGGCGCGGATGCGCGAGCTGGGCTGGTCAGCGATCTACGCCCACGCCGGCACGAATATGACCTACTTCTCCGGCACCGTCTGGCACCCCAGCGAACGCATGGTCGGCGTCATCATCCCGGCCCAGGGCGAGCTGGAATACATCGCCCCGGCCTTTGAGGAAGGCACGCTGCGCGACTACATGCTGGTGCCCGGCGGCGTCAATTGCTGGCAGGAGCACGAGAGCCCCTACGCGCTGCTGCACCGTACGCTGGCCCGCATGGGCATCCAGCCCGAGGGTGGCGCCAAGCCGGTGGTGGGCCTCAGCGAGGACTGCCCTTTCTTCACGACAGACGGCCTGGCCCAGGCCGGCGAGGCCTACCAGTGGAAGAACGCCAAGCCGGTGACGGCCGGCTGCCGGATGCGCAAATCGGCCAACGAGATCGCGCTGATGCAGCGCGCCCACGACATGACGATGGCCGTGCACCAGGCCGCGGCCAGCATGCTGAAGGCCGGCATCTCGACCCTGGAAGTCGAGGCCTTCATCGCCGAGGCGCACCGCCGGGTCGGCGCCCGCGGCTCCTACTTCTGCATCGTGCTGTTCGGCGCGGCGACGGCCTTCCCCCATGGCGTGAAGGAAGCGCAGATCCTGAAGGACGGCGACATGGTGCTGATCGACACCGGCTGCCTGGTGCACGGCTATATGTCGGACATCACCCGCAGCTATGTGTTCGGTGCGCCCAGCGAGCAGCAGCGCCGCATCTGGAACCTGGAGAAAGCCGCCCAGGCCGCCGCCTTCGAGGCCGCCCGGCTGGGCGTGGCCTGCAAGGAGGTGGACCGCGCCGCCCGCCGTGTGCTCGCCGCCGGAGGGCTGAGCGGCGGCTACGAGCTGCCCGGCCTGCCCCACCGCACCGGCCATGGCTGCGGCCTGGACATCCATGAGTGGCCCTATCTGGTGGACAGCGACGACACGCCGCTGGAGGCCGGCATGTGCTTCAGCAACGAACCGATGATCTGCATGCCCGGCGAGTTCGGCATCCGCCACGAGGATCACGTCTACATGACGGCCGAGGGCCCGCGCTGGTTCAGCCAGCCGGCGCGGTCGGTGGATGATCCTTTTGGTTTGAGCTGA
- a CDS encoding 2-dehydropantoate 2-reductase, with product MKICIVGAGAIGGWFAAHLGHRVASEVQLSALARGATLAALREHGLRMDSNGERIQLPITASERPEDLGPQDLIVVAVKGPALAAVAPAVKALLAPHTKVLVAMNGVPWWFFDGLGSPCEGLRLESVDPGGLVAAAIPSHQVIGCVVHAACAVPEPGLVRHVMGMGLIIGAPEGGRPEHIAQLAALLTRAGFNATVSERIQKDIWYKLWGNMTMNPISALTGATCDRILDDELVRGFVSAVMLEAAAIGAHIGCPVDQTPEQRHEMTRKLGAFKTSMLQDAEAGRPLELAALVGSVREIGQHIGLATPHTDAMLGLTRLMAQTRGLV from the coding sequence ATGAAGATCTGCATTGTCGGCGCCGGCGCCATCGGCGGCTGGTTTGCCGCCCACCTGGGTCACCGCGTCGCATCTGAAGTCCAGCTTTCCGCACTGGCGCGCGGTGCCACCCTGGCGGCGCTGCGCGAGCACGGCCTGCGCATGGACTCCAACGGCGAGCGCATCCAGCTGCCCATCACCGCCAGCGAGCGGCCCGAAGACCTGGGCCCGCAGGACCTGATCGTCGTTGCTGTCAAAGGTCCGGCCCTGGCCGCCGTCGCGCCTGCCGTCAAGGCCTTGCTGGCTCCCCACACCAAGGTGCTGGTGGCGATGAACGGTGTGCCCTGGTGGTTCTTCGACGGCCTGGGCAGCCCCTGCGAGGGCCTGCGGCTGGAGTCGGTGGACCCGGGCGGCCTGGTCGCCGCGGCCATCCCCAGCCATCAGGTGATCGGTTGCGTGGTCCATGCCGCCTGCGCCGTGCCCGAGCCGGGTCTGGTCAGGCATGTGATGGGCATGGGCCTGATCATCGGCGCGCCCGAGGGCGGCCGGCCCGAGCACATAGCCCAGCTGGCCGCGCTGCTGACGCGGGCCGGCTTCAACGCCACCGTGTCCGAGCGCATCCAGAAGGACATCTGGTACAAGCTCTGGGGCAATATGACGATGAATCCGATCTCGGCGCTGACCGGGGCCACCTGCGACCGTATCCTCGACGACGAGCTGGTGCGCGGCTTCGTCAGTGCGGTGATGCTGGAGGCCGCGGCCATCGGTGCCCACATCGGCTGCCCGGTCGACCAGACCCCGGAGCAGCGCCACGAGATGACGCGCAAGCTGGGCGCCTTCAAGACCTCGATGCTGCAGGACGCCGAGGCCGGCCGGCCGCTGGAGCTGGCCGCCCTGGTCGGCTCGGTGCGCGAGATCGGCCAGCACATCGGCCTGGCCACGCCGCACACCGATGCCATGCTGGGGCTGACGCGGTTGATGGCGCAGACGCGCGGCCTGGTCTAG
- a CDS encoding CatA-like O-acetyltransferase has translation MPQYLDLERWPRRNTFEHFRRLGNPFFSLCGRVEVGPMLARVRQLPGATPFLAYHHAALRAVHAVEAFRYRLEAGPEGLRVRVHEVVHAGAAVLREDQTLGFTQLPYEPELARFVERARPVLEAAKRPDQPELGDTPGDLALVHMTTIPWLSFTSFSHARAMDGIDSVPKLAFGAFAREGDRVWMPVSVDVHHALMDGLHVGQFFAELQAALMER, from the coding sequence ATGCCGCAGTATCTGGACCTCGAACGCTGGCCGCGGCGCAACACCTTCGAGCACTTCCGCCGCCTGGGCAATCCCTTCTTCAGCCTGTGCGGGCGGGTCGAGGTCGGGCCCATGCTGGCGCGCGTGCGCCAGCTGCCGGGCGCCACGCCGTTTCTGGCCTATCACCACGCGGCGCTGCGTGCCGTCCATGCGGTCGAGGCCTTTCGCTACCGGCTGGAGGCGGGGCCCGAGGGCCTGAGGGTGCGCGTGCACGAGGTGGTCCACGCCGGCGCCGCGGTGCTGCGCGAGGATCAGACCCTGGGCTTCACCCAGCTGCCCTACGAGCCCGAGTTGGCACGCTTTGTCGAACGTGCGCGGCCGGTGCTGGAGGCGGCCAAGCGGCCCGATCAGCCCGAGCTGGGCGACACGCCCGGCGATCTGGCCCTGGTTCACATGACCACCATCCCCTGGCTCAGCTTCACCAGCTTCAGCCACGCGCGGGCTATGGACGGTATCGACTCGGTGCCCAAGCTGGCCTTTGGCGCCTTTGCCCGCGAGGGCGATCGCGTCTGGATGCCGGTGTCGGTGGACGTGCATCACGCGCTGATGGACGGCCTGCATGTCGGCCAGTTCTTTGCCGAGCTGCAGGCCGCCCTGATGGAGCGCTAG
- a CDS encoding EF-hand domain-containing protein: MSTLSGIGGASSWSSTQAGSTARRPERPDPDKMFAKIDSDGSGAVDKTELQGMLDNMATRSGKTGKLSADELLAKADANGDGSLDKTELEQGMKSLMPAPSSTMAFAQARGGSGGPGGPPPPADGESTDTSTLDPLDSNQDGTVSEQERAAGEIKDAMKTLLKALSSEGGQQLLKQYAEAANTSARPATGSTLSVAA, encoded by the coding sequence ATGAGCACCCTCAGCGGGATCGGCGGCGCAAGCAGCTGGTCCTCCACCCAAGCCGGCAGCACGGCGCGGCGGCCGGAGCGGCCGGACCCGGACAAGATGTTCGCCAAGATAGACAGCGATGGCAGCGGCGCGGTCGACAAGACCGAGCTGCAAGGCATGCTGGACAATATGGCCACGCGCAGCGGCAAGACCGGCAAGCTCAGCGCCGACGAGCTGCTGGCCAAGGCGGACGCCAACGGCGACGGCAGCTTGGACAAGACCGAGCTGGAACAGGGCATGAAGAGCCTGATGCCTGCGCCCTCGTCAACGATGGCGTTTGCCCAGGCCCGGGGCGGCTCGGGTGGCCCCGGCGGGCCGCCTCCGCCCGCGGACGGCGAGTCCACCGATACCAGCACGCTGGACCCGCTGGACAGCAACCAGGATGGCACCGTATCCGAGCAGGAGCGCGCCGCCGGCGAGATCAAGGACGCGATGAAGACCCTGCTGAAAGCCCTGAGCAGCGAGGGCGGCCAGCAGTTGCTGAAACAGTACGCCGAAGCCGCCAACACCAGCGCCCGGCCAGCCACGGGCAGCACGCTGAGCGTGGCTGCCTAG
- a CDS encoding NnrU family protein: MAYLVLGLLLFLGVHSVRIVADDWRSAQRARLGESAWKGAYSLLSLAGFALICWGYGQARQTPVVLWATPRGMNHLAALLTLIAFVLLAASQLPRNHIKARLRHPMLLGVKVWALAHLLANNTLADVLLFGTFLVWAVLDFRSCRQRDRAGAPPPAPGTAANTVLAVVAGVAAWALFAFWAHGLLIGVRPFA, translated from the coding sequence ATGGCATATCTGGTGTTGGGACTGCTGCTGTTCCTGGGCGTGCATTCGGTGCGCATCGTGGCCGACGACTGGCGCAGCGCCCAGCGCGCGCGGCTGGGCGAATCGGCCTGGAAGGGGGCCTACAGCCTGCTGTCGCTGGCCGGCTTTGCGCTGATCTGCTGGGGCTATGGTCAGGCCCGGCAGACGCCGGTCGTGCTGTGGGCGACACCGCGAGGCATGAACCATCTCGCGGCGCTGCTGACGCTGATCGCCTTTGTGCTGCTGGCCGCCTCGCAACTGCCGCGCAACCACATCAAGGCCAGGCTGCGCCATCCGATGCTGCTGGGGGTCAAGGTCTGGGCCCTGGCCCATCTGCTGGCCAACAACACCTTGGCCGACGTGCTGCTGTTTGGCACCTTCCTGGTCTGGGCGGTGCTGGACTTCCGGTCTTGCCGCCAGCGCGACCGCGCCGGTGCCCCGCCCCCCGCCCCTGGCACCGCCGCCAACACGGTGCTGGCCGTGGTGGCTGGCGTGGCGGCCTGGGCGCTGTTTGCCTTCTGGGCCCATGGCCTGCTGATCGGGGTCAGGCCGTTCGCCTGA
- a CDS encoding homoserine O-acetyltransferase produces the protein MTPTLRRLTLLCAALCSPLAQAYDGPVHKQTLVLASYQTVNGQAIKQLRIGYETYGRLNAARDNVILISHFITGTSHAAGKYAAGDAAPGYWDALIGAGKAIDTDRFFVVATDSLANPNSKSPTVVTTGPATLDPDTGKPYGLRFPVLAARDTVEVQRALLDSLGITQVHAVVGASAGAWLSVEWASAYPERVQRLLSIVGPGVESPAYAIAKMSAWGAAVKADPNWAGGDYYGKAEPQAGLAQAMRLVTFDALSFAWADKAFGVRWADAALNPGAALDHQFAIDATLAKIGEARAKGMDANMWLYTLKALQLPTAQPARIKARSLFLAINSDLIFPPALSRRAVATLQAQGTPAEFRELDLPGGHADALGASLLVAAPAIAEFLAR, from the coding sequence ATGACACCCACTCTTCGCCGCCTGACCCTGCTCTGCGCCGCTCTTTGCTCCCCGCTGGCCCAGGCCTACGACGGCCCGGTGCACAAGCAGACCTTAGTCCTGGCCAGCTACCAGACCGTCAACGGCCAGGCGATCAAGCAGCTGCGCATCGGCTACGAAACCTATGGCCGGCTGAATGCCGCGCGCGACAACGTGATTCTGATCAGCCACTTCATCACCGGCACCTCGCACGCCGCCGGCAAGTACGCGGCCGGCGATGCCGCGCCGGGCTACTGGGACGCACTGATAGGCGCCGGCAAGGCCATAGACACCGACCGCTTCTTCGTCGTCGCCACCGACTCGCTGGCCAATCCGAACAGCAAGTCACCGACGGTGGTGACCACCGGCCCGGCAACCCTGGACCCCGACACCGGCAAACCCTATGGCCTGCGCTTTCCGGTGCTGGCCGCACGCGACACCGTCGAGGTGCAGCGGGCCCTGCTCGACTCGCTGGGCATCACCCAGGTCCATGCCGTGGTTGGCGCCTCGGCCGGTGCCTGGCTGTCGGTGGAGTGGGCCTCGGCCTATCCAGAGCGGGTGCAGCGCCTGCTGTCCATCGTCGGCCCGGGGGTCGAAAGCCCGGCCTACGCGATTGCCAAGATGAGTGCCTGGGGCGCTGCCGTCAAGGCCGACCCGAACTGGGCCGGTGGCGACTACTACGGCAAGGCCGAACCCCAGGCCGGCCTGGCGCAGGCGATGCGTCTGGTCACCTTCGACGCGTTGAGCTTTGCCTGGGCCGACAAGGCCTTCGGCGTGCGCTGGGCCGATGCCGCGCTGAACCCCGGCGCCGCCTTGGACCACCAGTTCGCCATCGACGCCACCCTGGCCAAGATCGGCGAGGCGCGGGCCAAGGGCATGGACGCAAACATGTGGCTGTACACCTTGAAGGCTCTGCAGCTGCCGACCGCACAGCCGGCGCGCATCAAGGCCCGTTCGCTGTTCCTGGCCATCAACTCCGACCTGATCTTCCCGCCGGCGCTGTCCAGGCGCGCGGTGGCGACCTTGCAGGCCCAGGGCACGCCGGCCGAGTTCCGGGAGCTGGACCTGCCCGGCGGCCATGCCGATGCGCTGGGCGCCAGCCTGCTGGTCGCCGCCCCGGCGATCGCCGAGTTCCTCGCGCGCTGA
- a CDS encoding histidine kinase, producing MQHEPAPASIIALIAFTDWPKSHPLLRAWPLVAQALLFWAFAAALLASAMPGLGSFGRLLLISECVGLSMLGCAALLGRWLRPRLRKPWVSLLLAWLAALPLGYTLGHGLAFALLGEPVLLVGRVQDRMVPILFTALTGVLGLLYFATRDRLAREQAMAAQAELRLLRAQLEPHMLFNTLANLRALMEEDGEGPQALAMLDQLIIYLRSVLAASRAETCSLRTEFAQLRAYLEIMRLRMGPRLSYELDLPEVLQDLTLPTMLLQPLVENAIRHGIEPRVGPGRIEVCARRSFAGLEIVVRDTGPGLDPALPSGYGLQHVRQRLLASYGSAAGLSLGNRPGGGLAVTIQVPL from the coding sequence TTGCAGCACGAACCTGCCCCGGCCTCCATCATCGCCTTGATTGCCTTCACCGACTGGCCCAAGTCCCACCCGCTGCTGCGCGCCTGGCCGCTCGTCGCCCAGGCGCTCCTGTTCTGGGCCTTTGCCGCCGCCCTGCTGGCCTCGGCCATGCCGGGCCTGGGAAGCTTCGGCCGCCTGCTGCTGATCAGCGAATGCGTGGGGCTGAGCATGCTGGGCTGCGCGGCGTTGCTGGGCCGCTGGCTGAGGCCGCGGTTGCGAAAGCCCTGGGTCTCGCTGCTGCTGGCCTGGCTGGCCGCGCTGCCGCTGGGCTATACCTTGGGCCATGGGCTGGCCTTTGCGCTGCTCGGCGAGCCGGTGCTGCTGGTCGGCCGGGTACAGGATCGCATGGTGCCCATTCTGTTCACCGCGCTGACCGGCGTGCTGGGCCTGCTCTACTTTGCCACCCGCGACCGGTTGGCCCGCGAGCAGGCCATGGCCGCGCAAGCCGAGCTGCGCCTGCTGCGCGCCCAGCTTGAGCCGCATATGCTTTTCAACACGCTGGCCAATCTGCGGGCGCTGATGGAGGAAGACGGCGAAGGCCCGCAGGCGCTGGCCATGCTGGACCAGCTGATCATCTATCTGCGCAGCGTGCTTGCCGCCTCGCGCGCCGAGACCTGCAGCCTGCGCACCGAGTTCGCCCAGCTGCGCGCCTATCTGGAGATCATGCGGTTGCGGATGGGCCCGCGGCTGAGCTACGAACTGGACCTGCCCGAAGTGCTGCAAGACCTGACCCTGCCGACGATGCTGCTGCAGCCACTGGTCGAGAACGCCATCCGCCATGGCATCGAGCCCAGGGTCGGGCCGGGCCGCATCGAGGTCTGCGCCCGGCGCTCATTCGCAGGGCTGGAGATCGTCGTCCGCGACACCGGTCCGGGGCTGGACCCCGCCCTGCCGTCCGGCTATGGCTTGCAACATGTGCGCCAGCGCCTGCTGGCCAGCTACGGGTCCGCGGCCGGCCTGAGCCTGGGCAACCGACCGGGCGGCGGCCTGGCCGTGACGATACAGGTGCCCTTGTGA
- a CDS encoding LytTR family DNA-binding domain-containing protein, producing the protein MNPARALIAEDEPALARTLSRLLGQAWPELQIVALAEDGLAATELALQLLPDVLWLDIQMPGRSGLDVAASIADDWPEDRPLPLIVFVTAHDEFALHAFEHAAVDYVLKPVSAERLQRTVRRLQQGLAGRAASAGPEQAALVQRMQALAPEAEAQPPIKVIRAGVGNVVRMIPVAEVICFEATDKYVNVVTAGGEALVRISLREMMARIESADDFIQVHRSVMVNSARILSATRDEIGHYHLQLQGLARPIKVSRAFGHLFRPM; encoded by the coding sequence GTGAACCCCGCCCGTGCGCTGATCGCCGAGGACGAGCCGGCCCTGGCCCGCACCTTGAGCCGCCTGCTGGGCCAGGCCTGGCCCGAGCTGCAGATCGTCGCCCTGGCCGAGGACGGCCTGGCCGCCACCGAGCTGGCGCTGCAGCTGCTGCCCGATGTGCTGTGGCTGGACATCCAGATGCCAGGCCGCTCGGGCCTGGACGTGGCCGCCAGCATTGCCGACGACTGGCCCGAGGACCGCCCGCTGCCGCTGATCGTCTTCGTCACCGCCCACGACGAGTTCGCCCTGCATGCCTTCGAGCATGCGGCGGTGGACTATGTGCTCAAGCCGGTCAGCGCCGAGCGCCTGCAACGCACGGTGCGGCGCCTGCAGCAGGGCCTGGCCGGCCGTGCAGCGTCGGCCGGCCCGGAGCAGGCGGCCCTGGTACAGCGCATGCAGGCTCTGGCGCCCGAGGCCGAAGCCCAGCCGCCCATCAAGGTGATACGCGCCGGGGTCGGCAATGTCGTGCGCATGATTCCGGTGGCCGAGGTGATCTGCTTCGAGGCCACCGACAAGTATGTGAACGTCGTCACCGCCGGCGGCGAGGCCCTGGTGCGCATCAGCCTGCGCGAGATGATGGCGCGCATCGAGAGCGCCGACGACTTCATCCAGGTGCACCGCAGCGTGATGGTCAACAGTGCCCGGATCCTGAGCGCCACGCGCGACGAGATAGGCCACTACCACCTGCAGCTGCAAGGCCTGGCGCGGCCCATCAAGGTCAGCCGCGCCTTCGGCCATCTGTTCCGGCCGATGTAG